The stretch of DNA aaaaattgcactttgaccatttttttttttttgtaagtttcggTATtttcttattacttctttcttttccgtatcgaaaataacttttccgtaaattatatataaaaaaattttttttttgtttgtgaaaaggatgatttacaccaaacgctgtgggatttggctacgttgaaatttcgaatacaaatttttcagaaatatgctcagtaaatgtaagtaactttctgcttttacacttttaaaaaatattgatttttggagaagttacattaaagaacaaatcgttcgtcacattaccctacaacttttgaaagtgcaaaaaaagaagggttcacgccaaacgctgtggcacttggctgcattggaatttcgaatccgaattttacagggatatgctcagtagatgtaagcaactttctgcgtttacacttttgaaaattattgatttttagaaaagttacattcaaaaaacgaatcgttcgtcaccttaccctacactcccgtACAAAATACTGTTTTACGGGCCGGATTGTAACCATTAAAATATGAAgacgaaaaaatgtatacctctaatttttgaaaaatacctTAAGTGAAggccatttaaattaaatggataCTCATGAATATCAGTTGTCGCCACTCGAACACGAAGGATATCCTGATCGGTTGGCAAGTACTCCTCCTTTTCAATTCGAGCCAAGCTGCTCAAAAAGctaaataacataaaataaatcattttaataagaacgaaataaaagttgaaaatagTTGTAAGGAGTACTTTCTTGTTTccttacaaatattatttgattttaagcgGAAAACTCACTATTTGGCGGAATCAGTAAGCTGGTATTCCCTACGACGACCGTAACACTCCTGGATGCCAGCATCGTCCCAAAGCGTTTTGATGGCTTTCAAGTAAGGATCCTCCAAGGTGGAGACTTTCTCGTAATCGATGCTCATCACCAGATCAGCCAGTTCCTGTggattatattaatttcttctGATTGAGCAAAAAGGTACAAGCTAAGCCAATGATTTACTTACGATATGCTCCTTCTGACCATAGGAAATCTGCAGGTGGTTCATGGCCTTAATGATTGACTGCATGGCCATAAATACGTTCTGGAAAACCAGTTTgatgtatttaagtttttctgtCTCCGAGAAGCCATTGTCATGGATAATACGCATCTGTTTGATAAATGTTGACTTTCCGGACTCTCCCGTCCCTTTGTATattatattgaaaaaaaaaaacaataattttagtcTGTTAAGCACAAATGAAATGTTTCTTATTCCACTTACCCAAAAGCAAGAGTTTAACCTCGCATTTCgtccttttcttttctttgcgTATCTCGAGATCGATTAACTTGTTCATAAGTTTCTGTTCCCTAATCTCATTTGATTCACAGCAGTCTAGTAGCTTGCAAGATATATATTTCGACATGTTGTCCATGTTTGATAAATGTGTATAAAATGTAAGAAGTGAGTCAATCAatagaaattgtcaaaagtgATCGTTATACACAATATTTTTGTCCTCTTTTGTTTCACATTAAAatgtacacattattattaaacaaaattatttgaagTCTGCTTTGTGCGatttcaatattaattttaggggattttatatattatcacctttttttttcattaaatagagTAAGCGCGCGTTTAATAATATGTTTGCTCGCTGCCGAGAACTCCCGGAAACTGAGCGACAGTTgggttttattttctattaattCTAAATGGTGTTATCACATCCCTTTTTTAAGAGAGCCTACAACGCTTGAGCATTGTTCTCTTGATAAAGCCACGAGTTCCCTTGTTAAGCAATTCCACAGAGTCCACACTCGGGGGAATGGTCGgggattttttaaagattagaAACCCGATACCCTCAGCCAGTGCTCAGCCACTACCAGAATTCAATATCCAATTCGCCCGTTAGTTTCTTTATGTAGCTTTTTAACTAAGGCAAAACAGTTACAATAACCATAAACTCGGTGGTTccaaagaaaaagaaagaaaaacgaTACAGGGCTTATATTAAGTTCCTTTGGATCTCccttaaaaacaatatttattttttttaagaaatatattttaagtttaagttttcAGTTTATTTGACACCTAAACTTAACCAAactataaaatggaaaaaaaaattcttattttataattggaaaataccagggaacgtaactgttataagttttattttaaaaatcacactttaacagttattttctgatttgtaaagtaaaactcaaagaataactgttattttttgagttttataataaaagttgacaaataacagttattcgtcgtgatcaaaaataaaactcaaacttgatttatggcgattttgtgggtaaacaaaattttaaaaaaatataggtataaaatatgcgaggttgccttttttaacaaatttttagtaagttataaaaagcacgggtatcatgtttttttaattatttcattttttcaaaaatgtcaaaggaataactgttattcataaaaatcaaaaaataacagttattttttgagttttattataaaaatcaaaaaaaataaaaatcattacggatttgtaaactacaatggctaataaaagttgtggcgtatttaaaaaatttttaggacccttctaagtgcgtgatttttttgtatgaaaaatttacaataacagttattttcgttccctggaaAATACcctcatttaaaagttacagAACAcactatttaataaaaaaggaattttaaaatatgccttttagtttatttttatttatttgaacaatgtattttaaaacttaattagtTACAATTGGTAGGAAAAGGAACCATCCATCTTGTTAAcgcaaacaatattttaattacctaTATTTATTAAGACAAAATAAGACAAATTGATGCAACttgaaaaattatgatttgatGGAcctaagattttaaaaaccttcgtgccattttaaatatttttggtacattttttatttatgatctTCTTCTGTTAAAATCGCAGTCAAAATTCAAGTTCAGagcaaattattttccttAAGGTGGCATTGCAGAATTGTGTCCTTTACTGCTGCAAACACAAACCTAATATTTTCGGTATCTaaagaaggaaaaaaacataattattAGGTATTGTAAGGCACTTTTAAACAGGGTAGGTATGGTAAGATTATCTTATAAAAGctataattacaattttatcaAACTTACCTGTGGCACATGTAAAATGagcgtatatttttttatcaggaTTTGGATTTTCATCTTCAAACATTTGCAGTATGTACTCTTGGGCCGCTGTTGCATCTTGCTGAGGGCCTGTTTTGATAgaaaatcgaataaaataatgaaactTGCGTGCGTTTTTAGAAATCGGTACAGTTCGGTACACTTGCCGTCGTATTCAGGAAAATAGTCCACCAAATGCgaactcattattttctccTCCAAAACGTCCATTTTGTTCAGAAAAAGAATAATAGACGCTCTTTGAAACCATTCGAATGTTATAATAGTTCCAAATAAAGCTTTAGACTCCAACATTCGATTCTGCAAATAAATCGTTAATTACTTTTCAGAAACCAAAGACTTTTGACCTTACATCGTTTTCAGATTCCATCAAGACTTGATCGTACTCCGATAGCGCTGCCAGAAATATAATTGAAGTTACATTCGAAAAGAAATGAATCCACTTTCTTCTTTCGGTTCGCTGGCCTGCCACATCCACCATACTAATtgtgaagaaaatatttatctattattaattaataaaaattttatgggTTTTTATGCTGACGATTTACCTTAACACAAACCCATCCAATTCGAAGGGATATACGTGAATATTAATAGTCGCCTCTCGAACTCGAAGAATATCCTGCTCAGTTGGCAAGTAATCAGACTGTTCAATTCGAGCTAAGTCGCTCAAGTAGCTAAATACAGCACCAAAATTATTAACATAGAATTATTTAGGGCTACATTTTGCAACATATCTTTTTTTCAGTTCGAACCTcagatatattaatttattaactaTACCAATTTAAAAGTGTTTCAGTTTGAATCTTAGGATAACTCACTATTTGGCCGAATCGGTCAGCTGGTACTCTCTGCGACGACGATAGCACTCCTGGATGCCAGCATCGTCCCAAAGCGTTTTTATCGCATTTAAGTAAGGATCTTCTAAGGTGGTTACGGTCTCATAATCTATGGTCATTACCAGAGCAGCCAGTTCCTGTGGATCAtatgaaattgattttaattgagcATATTAGGATTAAGACAATGGTTCACTTACGCTATGCTCTTCCTGACCATAGAAAATCTTCAGCTTGTCCATTGCCTTGATCATTGACTGCATGGCCATGAATATGTTCTGGAAAATCAACGTAATATATTCACGCCTGTCCTCGGCCGAGTACCCATTTCCGTGGATAATTCGCATCTGCTTTATGAATGTTGACTTTCCGGACTCGCCCGTGCCTGGAAAGGATTACAGGAttccaaattttaaaaccattgGGCCTAGCTAAGTCTGGTTCCTCTtacccagcagcaacagtttgAGCTCGCGAAACGCCCTTTTCTGATCCAGGCGCAATTGCTTGTCGATTTCCTCATTGATGCGTTTTTTTTCCCGTGTCTCCCTCGATGTACAGCACTCCATACTAACTTACTTGAAATTTATACTATACTTGAAATTTATACTGATCTAAGAAAATATGCAAAgagtcaaatatttatttcagaatAGTTGAACAGTAGGCAAACCTTTACGAGTTGAGATCCACAATAGACATCTGCATGACTGGAATCAAACAGGCTTTGAAACGATTCCATTCGAATAGAATAGAGTTGAGTAAATGCTCAGCACACTATGACTAGAATGGATTGCATCTTGGTCCGTATAGAGTATGACAGAAAAGGCCTAGAGTTAAACGAGTGATAACGAAAAACAGAAAGTCATATTTGAATATGCTGAAATCATACGAGttattcgaatccattcgattttcttatatgacgtcataagggcaaaatagaaaattaaatttgttttgatatacatatatgtatgtctataaataagtatttcttagtgatttcttattttcgaaattaccaaGCTCCCCttagtttaaactcaaaacacatgcaaaaatccacgagaaaaaaaaaaaatatggaaaagcaattagttttatgaacaTATCCCAGAACTAAAAGATCCGCCTCTATCGCCACAGATAAAGaaaggaatggtcttccttggaccgcgaCTTCTTAGTATTGTCATCCTGGAGTTTGTtagataaattcttaagaagttgcggtccaaggaagaccattccattctgcctcttcactacactattttgtacttctcctccttggtccgcgaattcttaggatttgcggtagaaggaagaccattcctttctgcctcttcactacactattttatacttctcctccttggtccgcgaattcttaggatttaaatatgaaaatggcaTGGTTGGATTCAGTGGCGAGCTAAAACTAAAGgtagatttgtaatttaaaaaaaagacaaaaaaccaaatatttatgtaagtatttcaaaacaaatttaattttccattttgccctTATGACGTCATGTAAGAACtcgaatggattcgaataaATTCGTCTGAGTTGTTCGTGTACTCATTTACTCGATTCGTTTTCCATCACCATTTCTGGTTCGACTGAGTTTTACGTCAGTACACTTATTTATTCAAGCCAGTTTCCCTACACATTCCAACTCATTCAACTCATTTTGAACATTGTCAAttcgaatatgtattttttgttattcatgCAGATGTCTAATCCACAAGTGATATGTTTTTTGTAAGCGTTAAAATTCTTTgctcaaaattattatacaaaTTGTATTTGCTATAATCAACTGATTTCCCAACGCGGGACGAAATCCATTGTATATTCCATACACATACGAGGTTTCATATCTCAAACCACCATCTGCCATGAAacaaatttgaattataatttaaagagACTTTGAAATGAGCGTAAAAAGTACTTCAAAACCACTTTTATGTCATATAGAGTACcttgattaatttttaaaactttacagATTAGTTTAAATGGAATAATATCTATTACATGTTTTGTAACTTTATAGTACTTAATGGTAGGAGCCTTTCCCAATCGCGTGCCCAAAAACACATCCGCACGCTGCTGAGAGTTACCGAAAACTGGCCGGCTGCTTTTGTAGAGCTCAGATGAGTTTATTCCATTTCCTAATTACTAAGAGAGGGGACTActttataaagtttttaagaGAGCCATTCTCCAAGCAAGAGCACTCATAATTATACCCTTATCGGTTgattaaaagggtatattgaatTCCTTGAAAAGTATAAGTATACATACGGCTCAATAGGGAACTTGTCGCAGAAATTTTCCCCATTCTCAAAATTTGTaccacaatttaaaatttcggCCACAATTTGAATGACAGAACAAAATCCTACAAAAAATCCGTCTTAACAACACAGAAAAGACGCGTCGTGGTCCTAAAAATGTACGATAAGCAAGCCTTGTTGACTGGCGCATAGCGATCATTCGGCCTTTCCGTTTTGGACCTTGACCGTGTAGGATCATTCTCTCCAGAACAAATTTTCTCCAGTGATCTACCCAAATTAAATCGGCCAAAATATTAGACATCCTTGGCccttttttaggtttttttttaccagcAAGTGAATATTTTAATCAGTGTTGCACCCTTATTCACCTTTACCGACGAAACAATAGACGGATTAAGCGTGTGCCCCACATGCTACACCCACAATCTTTCGTTGCTGTTAAAATTATTAGTGATATCTACAGTGTAATgttctttttggttttaatttctcACGAGTGTGCTTATGGCGTAGCCACACAGTTACCCGGGTGAATACCAGGAATTCAACTCAAATTCCCACGGAGCACCAATCCATGATCAATAAATAGGGAGGCATTTCCGGCAACATATCgtaacaagaaagaaagttaCGAAGCGGAAGGAAGCCGAAGTTTaagtgtcaaaaatcaaaacgaacaaagttataatattattttgattattcctatgggagccataagatatatttGTCCAATCTCGTACCGCTCGTTCAGAAATATGTACTAGCTGCAATataaagacttttgggaaaattttgtcgcaaaagaatataaaaatcgTAACGACCCCCTcatacaaaatacattttccaaaataatagagttcttttcaatatacttttatttatattatattggttttttcattaatattaagGTGTACATAGATACTTTTAATTatctaaaaaatttgtttagttaCAATTGCCACGCACACAATCCGTTTTCAATGTGATTTGTATGACAAATGTATAGACACCCAGGAAAACCCCGTCCGTCCAATatcaatcaattcaaatgcTACAGTTATCAATAGTCGGCCCATGGACATGTTGGACTGTCTCCGCTTTGGGGGTCTGTGTGCAGTTCCAGTGGATGTTCCATTAGCTTCTGGTTTACGCCTTTGTATCAATATGCTTAGATGTGCAATGGAGAAACGCGACTCGAATATTTCTCCCTAATATCGCCCGATCAAATGCCACATGCCGAACTCACAACTAATATTTCTTACAGCTTTCCGgatgctgagtttatagggtTTTTTAACCGAAACATTCGGCTAGCCATTCTTATTACCGAGAATGTAGTTTTGTGTTCAACGTTTAGGGAGTTTTTCATTTGGGATTCTTGTTCAAtagttttttgcttttcaaGCTTTCTTATGTGGAATGTGGTCATTCTTTCATTTACATACATAGTTAAAGTAAAAACTAGCCACCGAATGCCACTCCTAAATGATTCTCAATAATCTGAAAATCGTGGCCCTACTTATCGAGTATCAGGCCCTCAAAGGATCTTATTTATCCTTCCTTCCACTCTAGATTTACACAAATACATAAATTTCCCATTTAAATTGTTGTCCCTTTTGCTTGCAGTTCTGGTTGAGTTTGTTGCTTAGAAAATTtctttgtttactttgtttaatcttAATTCCttacaatattttgaaattcctTTAGCAATCATCGGATTTGTGTATTATGTACTTGGTTTCTCTATATCGGAAATACATATCTAGTAGATTCTTCtgcatttttttggttttatcatgtaatattagttattaatCGTAACAATTGTAAGTgtaatcaaaattataaattgtatataaaaatacaaaatacatacattaatgatttttatcaaattcTCATTTTATTATAGTTTCTTATTGAGTTTAATGTATAGTTACATACATATGCTCGATTATGTGGTATATCTCGGGAGGTTTTCGATTTCCCCCGCGAGTATTTTGccaaatatttacatacaacTGTCTGACTTTCGGTGCGTATCATAAAGGTAAGGAACCAATCATTTAACCCAAAACAATCTGGCCATACACACATGGTGATAATATAAATGTGTGGGGATTTTCACAGGTTCCAGGAATTGGGTAAAAACCAGGTGGAAACTCGTGATTTGTGTACCTACTGGAGCCTGacctaaatatttttgatgtgATTCATGGTTGTGGAAAGGCACAAAATGCTAAGAAATAATTCCGAAAtcgattaatttaaaatgtttgtgtACGTGGATGCAAAAACTCAATTTTTTATCATTGAAACCGCCGAAAtagaattatattttaagatgGAATTTCCAGAAGAACCAAACCGGAAAAAGGATCAAAATAAATGGGAGACTTTGTCTGCTCGCTGCTGATGCAATTCATTGGACGGAAAACTATATATATGTCAGTGTGTCTATTATGCCATGGATATACAAAACGGGCCAAGCCGAACTCGGAGCTACCAAATTGGGTGCGAAGCCAAAGGGGCTGTGAATTGATATTCGCATCAAGAACCTAAACCGTTTCCATATCCATTCAAATCGGGTCTAGAAACACATTGGCTCCCTGGGCTCTGCTAcatgttttaaaatacacaTTGACTTATTGAAGCTTTTTAAAAGCTAATCCATTGGTTACTcataaaaatggtttaattactttatttttactaGATGTGGTTACGAGGATTAAAGCTTTATACAACACACTGTTGAATCGTACTTAAACTAAGATGCGtattggtttgtttttttttggttatgcGCGGTTATAGGATTCTCAATTCTCCACTTCCAGGCGTAGTGTCTTCTGCTAAGACGCTTGCCAAAGTATCGATTCTTCTGTGGCCCCGACTAAACTAAACTCCAACTGATGAGTTGAGGGAATCTCGGTTGAACAAAATAAGtgtaataaattatgaaaaacattttgcttcatatttattttacatatatgtacgtttcatttttttttaattttattatttttttgtttccacATATGCGTAGAGtagaattgtttttatttggatttttacataaataatttgttgatgggttttttctatttatgtGCGTCTCATTTAGTTATCCttgtatattaaattaaactaaaattataaaaacaaaaacaaaacactgaACGCACTTGGCAGGATCGATCGTTTGGATAGCCGCAAAGTGTGTCCATTGTTGCATACATTAAGATCTATAAAATAAGCAAACAACTAACAAAGTTAATGTAAAAAGTACGAAAATCAAGCTATATTTGATAACAATGTTTCGACTGAAATTTTGATGGCAACAAAAGTACGTGAGAGCAAAACTTTCCCTTCTGATAGTTATGTTTCTCGACCAGTGGTATATCGCATTTGATTGGATTTGACCTGATGTCTGATTAAATATCAATAAGTTGCATGGAttctgctgttgttgcatggTGGTTATCGACATTTTTACAAACacgtattattatttaaatggatGCTCCATGTAAATGGCGTTTCTCTTACGGAttcatttcctttctttttccttGGATTgcatgtttctttttttagttttcatgGTATTAATACGAGTCGTAATTTACAATGAATTGGGCTGCCTCGATACAAATTAATCAATTTTGTAATTGTTACATATGCGTTTatgaattattatattatctgTTTGCATGTATAGTTAAATATTCCGGTAAACAATAGTATCAATATTTACGGTTTagcttattaaaaaatacagtattatctgtgatttcgttttcattcattttatcagcttatcattttcttttttttatttttacacgcCTTATATGCCCAGAAATTCTAATAAGAAACTTCTAGCATATATAATTctttgaatatatatattccggGGGATTCTTTAcgcaaaattttgtttttttctttctgtagTTATTTTAGTAAAATGTTGCTTTATTATGCTTCAGTACGACAAAGTTGTTTCAGTTTGTTGTTCTTATCAagcttttgattaaatttacgtttcatattttttgttttggtttttattacaaaagtTACTAtagtaataaatttatttgaatattacAGAGTGACAACAAATAATTCGGACGTATATTTTGAAGGAAATACAGTTCCTTGTGGAAGGGTAACACACTCAGCAGTCTTTCGGACTTAAATCCGAAAAACTTTGTGGTTTACTCGAATCTAAACAGAATTACTTTTCATTGAATCCCAATTCTGCCTACTGTCTTTTTAACCTTCAGGAGTTTTCCTTGCCGAAAGAGTTACATTACACAAaattgttttctaaaaaactTTGTCCGATAACAAGACTAACAATGttccaatatattttatttttctacgatTCAAAATATTCGTAGTGCAAAGGAAGAAACTTTATCCTGATTATTTGTTGTCAGCCTGTACCAgattttgtgttatttttctctcaaattaaaatgtatacatcaTTTTCATCATCTTCTTGATGCTGCATTACCATCTCAGTTTAGTATTCTATTTATGCTACAATTTTCGGTTCCTGATGTTACAAACGTAAGAAACTTTCTCGGGTCTAATTAATGCCTAATTTTCGGCCACATTCGCTCGCTTCTCAATTCttcttttatatttagtaAATATGCGAAAAAGGAATTATATgaatgtgtatgtgtgtttgtataaaaatcacaaaaatagtttttcgaTCCAAATCCAGTTTAGACCAAATTATATTCCTTAAGGTTCGATTGCAGAATTGTGTCCTTAACAGCTGCAAACACAAACCTAATATTTTCCGTATCTAAAGAAAGGAAAGAAAAGTTTATTAGTTGTgtttgtgatataaatttttgaTGGTAAAGTGCACACACATTCCATTCAAGATATTTAACAGACtatattgcatttttattgagggactttgaaaaacaaatcatatacattataaataaattattcattaGCATTGCCGTTAGTCCTGAAATCCTCGATGCCAGATTAGCCCAAATTGAATTCCTTAAGTGCATTTTGCATAATTGTATCTTTGACAGCGCAGAACACAAGTTTGATGTTTTCGGTATCTGTTTACCAAGAGATCAtcgttttattaaaatcagtttaattgggttttatgtattttgaCTAGCAATACGCTACTATCGAACGGCGGCaaaagcaaatgcaaatgttgTACAGACCATATTTTACCTTTTAACCACACTTTTTAGGCTGAAAATTAGAATCACATCCACACATCCGATTCACATCTTATCACATACACCAAACCAATATAAAACACTTACCTGTAGCACAGGTGAAATGAGaatagataattttttcggAATCTGGATTTAAATCTACAAACATTCGCAGTATGAATTCTCGGGCCGCTATTGCATCTCGCTGAGGACCTATTTTGATAAGAAGGCAAATAGAATGTTACATCTAGCGTGGTACTACAGGAACTAGCATATAATCTACGGatgatttttgcattttgaggCAATTACAAAGAGCTTAAGTACATAAGGTGAAAATCCACCTGTGGCCGTAGTGAAATGCGAGTAGCATTGACGTTCGGGATCTGGATTGGAGGCCAAgtacttttttaaaacaaactgcTTTGCCGCGGCGTGGTCCTGCTTTGGACCTGGTTTATCGGCGCATAAAATCGTACATAATTATGGCCACTTTTAACATTCGAAACACTTACCATCGTATTCAGGAAAATAGTCTACCAAATGCGAATACATTATTTTCTCCTCCAACAAGTCCTTCTTATTCAGGAAAAGAATAACGGACGAATTTTGGAACCATGGGTATGTAATTATAGTACGAAATAAAGCTTTAGATTCCTCCATTCGATtctgaaaataattaagtagGTTAATAATTGCAACACAGTTTGccaaaagatttatttttatacctcaTTATCAGATTCAAACAAGATTTGATCGTATTCCGATAGCGctaccaaaaatataattgatgTCACATTCTCAAAACAATGGATCCACTTTCTTCTCTCGGATCGCTGACCTCCGACGTCCACCATTCTGTTTATTAGAAATGttgttttattaataattagttttaactaAGATCACTTAcatttaaagcaaaacataaaagcatagaATTCTAAAAGCGCAAGCCACAAATAATATTAGTAACTGATACAAATACGAAATAGTCTTTTACTAGCTGTATCATCACCGTTTACATTACTAGCCATCTCAGTAATTTATCGCTTTATACTTTGAATAGATACCTAAACACAATGCCATCCAAATCGAATGGATACTCAAGAATGCCAGTTGTCGGCACTCGAGCACGCAGAATATCCTGCTCAGTTGGCAAGTAATCAGCCTGTTCAATTCGAGCTATGTCGCTCAAGTAGCTAAATTAGATTAATAGATAGATTTTAGGAAAGTAAACAATAACCGAGCCTAGAATAGTTTTACAATCCGTCCCAGTCCACTAACTTTGCAGATGGCCCTACCTACGTCCCTCGAAAGACATGCGCTAAAGGAATTCTGAAGATTTTagttaacaaataaaattaatcgaACCATAACCAAACGAGAAATCAGACACATGCAATTGAATAATGTGAAAAAGGTGGTATGTACCTAAATCTGATTTCTTCTAAATCAAAGGGATACTCGATTATCCCTGTTGTCGGCACACGAACTCTTAAAATGTCTTGCTCAGTGGGTAAATATGCAGGTTGAGCCACACGATCGAGATCCTTCAGATAACTATACATAAACAagataatttatttagttggCACAGTCAGTGGTTTCAGTCTCAACAGTTAGTTTGTGGGGTGATTTCTGGGCAAGAATATATAATCCTTTCCGTTTGCATGTCAACGGGTAACTCACTATTTGGCTGAATCAGTCAGCTGATATTCCCTACGACGATCGTAGCACTCCTGGATGCCAGCATCGTCCCATAGCGTTTTGATGGCATTCAAGTAGGGATCCTCGAACGTGGTAACGGTCTCGTAATCGATGCTCATCACCAGATCGGCCAGCTCCTGTTaatgattttagttttttaagatatatcgCACATGTACTGGATTCCACTTACGCTATGCTCTCCCTGACCATAGGAAATCTTCAGCATGTCCATTGCCTTGATCATTGACTGCATGGCCATGAATATGTTCTGGAAAACCAGCTTGATGTACCCACGCTTGTCCTCGTCCGAGTAGCCGCTGCCGTGGATAATACGCATCTGTTTGATGAACGTTGACTTGCCGGACTCGCCCGTGCCTGGGGATATAGGATTGGAAAATATATAGCCATAAATACCGGGCATGCAATGCAATTAGCCAGCCGCCTTCA from Drosophila takahashii strain IR98-3 E-12201 chromosome 2R, DtakHiC1v2, whole genome shotgun sequence encodes:
- the LOC108065057 gene encoding G protein alpha q subunit-like; translation: MDNMSKYISCKLLDCCESNEIREQKLMNKLIDLEIRKEKKRTKCEVKLLLLGTGESGKSTFIKQMRIIHDNGFSETEKLKYIKLVFQNVFMAMQSIIKAMNHLQISYGQKEHIELADLVMSIDYEKVSTLEDPYLKAIKTLWDDAGIQECYGRRREYQLTDSAKYFLSSLARIEKEEYLPTDQDILRVRVATTDIHEYPFNLNGLHLSMVDVAGQRSERRKWIHCFSNVTAIIFLAALSEYDQVLFESENDNRMEESKCLFKTIIHFDWFQDKSVILFLNKNDLLEEKIEHSHLVDYFPDYDGPKRDAIAAREFILRMYDDLTKRPKKPDITIYPHFTVATNTENIRFVFAAVKDTIQESYMKEFNME
- the LOC108065063 gene encoding G protein alpha q subunit-like, yielding MECCTSRETREKKRINEEIDKQLRLDQKRAFRELKLLLLGTGESGKSTFIKQMRIIHGNGYSAEDRREYITLIFQNIFMAMQSMIKAMDKLKIFYGQEEHSELAALVMTIDYETVTTLEDPYLNAIKTLWDDAGIQECYRRRREYQLTDSAKYYLSDLARIEQSDYLPTEQDILRVREATINIHVYPFELDGFVLSMVDVAGQRTERRKWIHFFSNVTSIIFLAALSEYDQVLMESENDNRMLESKALFGTIITFEWFQRASIILFLNKMDVLEEKIMSSHLVDYFPEYDGPQQDATAAQEYILQMFEDENPNPDKKIYAHFTCATDTENIRFVFAAVKDTILQCHLKENNLL